A portion of the Candidatus Bathyarchaeia archaeon genome contains these proteins:
- a CDS encoding tRNA(His) guanylyltransferase Thg1 family protein: MNSLEDLARNEIFSRTSIPHGASFFVRLDGWKFRKLSEAIGAEKPFDERIAKCLVHSGRMLFEKGFNPALLYTVSDELNILFMNWTPFHGRIEKIDSIMPSLVSAAFTLHLQSFFGKAAAAAFDSRIIITANEDSVIKYLAWRQINAWRNHNNAYAYNLFRKMGYKPREIARKLKGLKTEEIHEILFRHGINLAETPPWQRRGILLYKEPVHRKVGGREVIRWKLKENWDLPLFTREEGTKLIQKILEWMKQRRD, from the coding sequence TTGAATAGCCTTGAAGACCTAGCTAGAAACGAGATTTTCTCAAGAACGTCAATCCCCCATGGGGCGAGCTTCTTTGTAAGGCTTGACGGGTGGAAATTCAGGAAACTCTCAGAGGCCATTGGTGCTGAGAAACCCTTTGATGAAAGAATTGCAAAATGCCTGGTTCACTCGGGCAGGATGCTATTCGAAAAGGGGTTCAATCCAGCCCTACTTTACACGGTAAGCGATGAGTTAAACATCCTATTCATGAATTGGACGCCATTCCATGGGAGGATAGAGAAAATAGACTCAATAATGCCCAGCCTAGTTTCAGCAGCCTTCACCCTGCACCTCCAAAGCTTTTTTGGGAAAGCAGCCGCAGCGGCCTTCGACTCAAGGATCATTATAACGGCAAACGAAGACAGCGTAATCAAGTATTTGGCTTGGAGGCAAATCAACGCTTGGAGAAATCACAACAACGCCTATGCCTACAATCTTTTCAGGAAAATGGGCTACAAACCACGGGAAATAGCCAGAAAATTGAAGGGGCTAAAAACGGAAGAGATCCACGAAATCCTATTTAGGCATGGAATAAACTTGGCTGAAACGCCGCCATGGCAGAGAAGGGGGATCCTTCTATACAAGGAACCCGTCCACAGGAAGGTTGGAGGGAGAGAAGTGATCCGATGGAAACTTAAGGAGAATTGGGACTTGCCGCTCTTCACGAGGGAAGAGGGAACGAAATTAATCCAGAAAATTCTCG